From Apium graveolens cultivar Ventura chromosome 9, ASM990537v1, whole genome shotgun sequence, the proteins below share one genomic window:
- the LOC141687331 gene encoding homeobox protein knotted-1-like LET6 yields MDGLMGSYGGGDNNNNNNSNILQQFQHDESQNNNTSGYVMDMNNPRGGRLGNSSTSSASVKAKIMSHPYYHRLFAAYISCQKIGAPPEVVARLEEAYTSVSAMGGVSSTIGEDPALDQFMEAYCEMLSKYEQELSKPFKEAMLFLSRIDSQFKALTISSSDSAAFAEAMDRNGSSEEEADIENNSVDPQAEDQELKGQLLRKYSGYLGNLKQEFMKKRKKGKLPKEARQQLLEWWSRHYKWPYPSEQQKIALAESTGLDQKQINNWFINQRKRHWKPSEDMQFMVMDAARPHYNYMENLVANPFPMDVAPPFL; encoded by the exons ATGGATGGTTTGATGGGTTCTTATGGAGGAGGagacaacaataacaacaacaatagcAATATCTTACAGCAATTTCAGCATGATGAGTCTCAGAACAACAACACGAGTGGCTATGTCATGGACATGAATAATCCCAGAGGTGGAAGGCTTGGCAACAGCTCTACTTCATCAGCTTCTGTGAAAGCGAAGATCATGTCTCATCCTTACTATCACCGTCTCTTTGCTGCTTATATCAGTTGTCaaaag ATAGGAGCACCACCAGAGGTGGTGGCAAGATTAGAGGAAGCTTACACTTCGGTGTCGGCGATGGGTGGTGTAAGTAGCACAATTGGAGAAGATCCGGCATTGGATCAGTTCATGGAAGCATATTGTGAGATGCTGAGCAAGTACGAGCAAGAACTTTCTAAACCCTTTAAGGAAGCCATGCTTTTTCTCTCTCGAATCGACTCTCAATTCAAAGCTCTCACCATTTCTTCTTCAGATTCAGCTG CTTTCGCTGAGGCCATGGATAGAAATGGATCATCAGAAGAGGAGGCCGATATAGAAAACAATTCTGTAGATCCCCAAGCAGAGGACCAGGAATTAAAGGGTCAGCTTCTACGCAAGTACAGTGGATATCTAGGAAATCTTAAGCAAGAGTTtatgaagaaaagaaagaaaggtAAGCTGCCTAAGGAAGCTCGCCAGCAGTTGCTGGAGTGGTGGAGCAGACATTACAAATGGCCATATCCATCG GAACAACAGAAGATAGCACTGGCCGAGTCAACTGGTTTGGATCAAAAGCAGATTAACAACTGGTTCATAAACCAACGGAAGCGACATTGGAAGCCTTCAGAGGACATGCAGTTCATGGTTATGGATGCTGCACGTCCCCATTACAATTACATGGAGAATCTTGTCGCAAATCCTTTTCCGATGGATGTAGCTCCTCCATTTCTCTGA